ATCCGGGAAAGGTAAGCATATGTGGAAGCGGAAGAACTTGTCAAGCAATCAAAGAAGTGGGAGAGCAAGTGAAGGCCCAACCTTAACAAGCCAACATCCGCTATAAGGAAGCTTATGAATCTCAGTGATGACTGATGACATCTCGAATTCAAAAAAAGTGATTTAATTATATCTTATTTGAGTTATCGAATGGTATTGGAATTAGTCCCATTTTTAATGCTGCCTATCTGCATCCTATGTTAGGCATGTGGACCTTTTATCTAGGGAAGTCAAAACCTAGCCTGAACAGATAAAATCAGTCGAAACCGACTGATAAAAcctaaatcgaaccaaaccgatccttattggattggttttggactgaggtatatTGGGACCAGCTGAAAATCAATTCAAACcaaaccgaccaataaccaacccaaaaccaaactgaatgaaactgattaaaaaaataaatgattaagaGATTATAAAGTGgtgaattgaccatccattttttacaatatgagtgagaaatttttttattgtgaggggaattgttacaaatcattgaatattaggttatgaatagataaattgatttgtaaattataataatgcttccattgatttctttgttcactatagaaaactagttggatagttaaatgaataaTTGGATAATAcggttcaattttttatttcaatattagttatcttcttagtaatttgttctccatcggtttcaatattagttatctttcccttacaatgataaaccatgatttaatcataaatttaaagtttttttttttttcgtcaaatcttgtcactataagttataaatgtaagattcattatggttcaagcccaataataaaccgatctaaaccggtattaacctgatattgaaaaatcgaaataaaccaaaaccaaaccgggcCAAAACTGATcgaaaaccgaagttccttaacggattagttttggtctccctcattcctagaccgaaatcCATTCAACcagatcgaaaccgaaccaaaccgtccaattgacaccctacTTTTATCGACCGGTTTTCCAAAAATTTGGAGGTGCTTGATTTGAGATTCATTATCACTACAGTGGAACTTAACACAATATCTTGTCTTTTTGGAAGAGCAAGCCCGGTTCAAAAGATAGTTGGATTTTTGAGTAGGATAATTTGTCCTTCAAGAGGTGTAtggttttgagtttgactcctcttaatTTTTTAGGGCTATTCAAATGGGGTGTTTAGCTCTTCAttgttttcaatgaaagttgaatggttctcattcaatcccgaTATTACCTAGTCTATGTGGTTGTGAGATCAGTATGGACTTGCATGACTAATCAGACTGAAAGCTTAAATACccgtaaaaaaaaattggcacgTGAACGAAAAAATTAAGGAcaaattcttttaaaataagggagaatgaaGACATATATGATAAACATTAACGCCCATGCCCTTCACAATTCCCCTCCCTTAACATCTttctattattatattattgtttatttatttatttctcttccttttaatATCCATTCCCCAAcgtctttctcttcttcttctctccctccaCTGTTTATATACGTGTATCTTGTTTCCCCACTATTTATGTATGTGTAACCTTGTTGCGAAAGGAGTTATAATGTGATTTTTATCCATTATCTTTGGTTGTGCTATGTAAGTGCCATTGTGAGTTCGCAGTCATTTTATGATGAGATAGCCCCACANNNNNNNNNNNNNNNNNNNNNNNNNNNNNNNNNNNNNNNNNNNNNNNNNNNNNNNNNNNNNNNNNNNNNNNNNNNNNNNNNNNNNNNNNNNNNNNNNNNNNNNNNNNNNNNNNNNNNNNNNNNNNNNNNNNNNNNNNNNNNNNNNNNNNNNNNNNNNNNNNNNNNNNNNNNNNNNNNNNNNNNNNNNNNNNNNNNNNNNNNNNNNNNNNNNNNNNNNNNNNNNNNNNNNNNNNNNNNNNNNNNNNNNNNNNNNNNNNNNNNNNNNNNNNNNNNNNNNNNNNNNNNNNNNNNNNNNNNNNNNNNNNNNNNNNNNNNNNNNNNNNNNNNNNNNNNNNNNNNNNNNNNNNNNNNNNNNNNNNNNNNNNNNNNNNNNNNNNNNNNNNNNNNNNNNNNNNNNNNNNNNNNNNNNNNNNNNNNNNNNNNNNNNNNNNNNNNNNNNNNNNNNNNNNNNNNNNNNNNNNNNNNNNNNNNNNNNNNNNNNNNNNNNNNNNNNNNNNNNNNNNNNNNNNNNNNNNNNNNNNNNNNNNNNNNNNNNNNNNNNNNNNNNNNNNNNNNNNNNNNNNNNNNNNNNNNNNNNNNNNNNNNNNNNNNNNNNNNNNNNNNNNNNNNNAAAAAACgaaaaaagcaaaataaaacaaacactcCTTTCTGAAACTGCCCCATTGCCCAGAGATTTCAATCCAAAAGTAGACACGTCAATTGCTCTCACAATCTTCATgagattctctttcttctcgaGTCTGCACTCTGCACCCTTGACGTGGGAAATTTTAATCCATATATGCAAAATATAAATTTGTGTTGTTTGAAGTTGAAGGATTACGAGTCCGTCAACTTGTTCTTTCGTTTTGCCACTTCATGCCTTCGTTGGTGATCTCCCTTCTTCTAGGTTTATTTTTctgtaatttcttttctttcatccaCCTTCTACGGACTCtccctttctctcattttctgcTTTTAATGCGGCGGTGATTATTGTGACCCCACGATAGTCTCAACCTTATCTTTTGATGCCACGGACAGAAAGTTTGTGAGTTGCATAACCCTAATAAAAATCTTATATTGTGTTTATattgtgtttgatatgtattCTTGGAATGAATTTTTGAGGTTAATGTAATTTAAGatgacaaaaatatttttttcccttttaattagaagaaaaaaaatcacaaaaaaggCAAACCCCTAGATTGGGGAAGGGGGAGCCAAAGAAACATCCAACCAAATGGGAGATATATCTAAACAAAGAGGAAGGGGACGGAACAGACATAAAAATAGGGGTGAGAGAAAGTTACCTTGCTGGtgttggtgctggtgctggtacAAACTAGCTAACAAGCCAATGGAAGGACATGCGGGAGCATATGTACCATGGGGTAACATGGTCTCTGCACACCCATTGGGTCTAGACGTATACTTATGCCAACGGATAGCATAAAATAAATGCTTTTATCATTGCCCAGATGGTAAGGGGAATTAGGGATTGTGTCGATTGGTGCACGATTCAGGTTCAATTTTTTATCTGTGCATCttcgatttaagtggagaccatgATGGTGGGTTGCTGTATTAGTCTCCTCGAGAATTAGTCTAGGTGCACGTAAACTGAGCTGAAAACTTtggttaaagaaaaaaaatcattatacatTGACCAATAATGGATTCCAAGAactttctggaaaaaaaaataaaagtaaaaattcCAAGAACGCATAGTAAAGACAACCCTAAGTTACTTCTCTCTTTCAAGTTTCACCTTGACTTCGTCAAAGGGTTTTCCTTATAAGTACAGTCACCCTGCCTCTTGTTTTCGTATCAAATTCATTATGTCACAGATCGAGTTCTTAAcccctcttctcctcttcatcctcccattcttcttcctctttttcttcatcaaaaCCTGTCTCACTTGTAACTCGAGCAACAAAGAGCCAAGGTCCTACCCAGTGCTGGGCTCCATACTCACTCTATTGGCCAATCGAGAGAGAATAAACCAATGGGTTGTAGAGCTTCTTCATCAACACACACCCCATGCAAATGGAACCATTATCCTTCATCTCTCCATGGGCCTTCGCCAAGTCATAACCACTAATCCAGCTAACGTCGAACACATCCTCAAGACCCAATTCTACCTCTATCCCAAAGGTGACTTCTTTAGACACACCCTCTCGGATTTCCTTGGTAATGGCATATTCAATGTTGATGGTGAGAACTGGAGGTTTCAAAGACAACTTTTCAGCCATGAGTTCAACACCAAATCACTCCGGAAGTTTGTTAAGACAGTAGTCGGAAATGAGCTCTCCGATtgcctccttcctcttctctctcagGCCGCCGCCGAAAACACGGTGTTTGATCTGCAAGACATCCTCCAAAGgtttgcatttgataacatCTGCAAGATTGCTTTTGGGTTCGACCCAGAATGCCTATCTCCATCATTCCCACAACCAAAATCAGAATTTGCTGAGGCTTTTGAAGAAGCTACACGATTAAGTAGTGAGCGGTTCACTTCAATGTTCACTCTAATATGGAAGCTAAAACGAGCACTCAATATTGGTTCAGAAAGACGGCTACGTTTAGCAATTTCGCAGGTTCGAGAATTCGCAACAAAGATCAtcgaagaaaagaaacaagaacacAAAGGGAAAGACCTCCTGTCAAGAATCTTGAATTCCGGTCATTTAGATGAAGGTTTTGTTACAGATACGGTCATCAGCTTTATGTTAGCCGGTCGGGATACAACATCGGCGGCCTTGACATGGTTCTTCTGGTTAGTTTCTTGTAACTCGCACGTAGAAGAGGAGATATTGAAGGAGATAATGGATAAGCCAAAGAATCTTTTTGATTATGACGAGGTGAAGGACATGGTATACACACATGCATCACTGtgtgagagcatgagattgtaTCCACCTATACCAAGCGACACCAAGTTTGCAGTAAGCGACGATGTCCTGCCAGACGGGACAGTTGTGAAGAAAGGAATGGAAGTGACTTACCATCCTTATGCGATGGGGAGGATGGAGGTGCTGTGGGGGAAAAACTGGTCAGAGTTTTGGCCAGAGAGGTGGTTGGAGAGGGAGGAGAGCATGGAAAAATGGAGGTTTGTGGGGAGGGACCCATACACATACCCAGTGTTCCAAGCAGGGCCAAGAGTATGCTTGGGGAAGGAAATGGCTTTCTTGCAAATGAAAAGCATAGTTGCTGGGGTAATGCGAGAGTATCAGGTGGTACCTGCCGAGATGGGGTTTGAGCCGGTCTTCACTTCTTTCCTGACCTCCAAAATGAAAGGAGGGTTTCATGTCACAATTAAGAAGAGGAGCGTAGGCAGTGGCCAGTGAGTACCATGTATGGTTCAAGTAGGGGTTGGGCTACTCTGTAGTGCACTACGTATAGCAGATCCAAGGTTTGGGAGTCCTCAAGCATGTTGCCCAAGACATGGATGTGCAGCACAAGGTGCTCCGGGCCCTTGAATCTATGCTACACGGCATGTCACATGACTGAAGATCCCCATCCTTCAAGTAAACAGTGGCCCCTATATGTATCTGTATTaagaatagaagagaaaaaagaagaagaatttaagTCCAATGTAATCTCTTGTGGTGAGTGAATCCCACTTTTGGGTTGGGTGAGTGTCCATTTGAGTTTGAGGTCCTTTTGTAGTAAACGAGTCTCACTCTTGGCTGAGTGAGTTCCCATTTGAGTTTGAGGTTCACTTGTCGTTGAGTGAGTTCCATATTTGTATTGAATAAGTGCCCAAATTGCCCTAAAGTTAAGTAGGAACCCTTAAGTTAAGTGGTCTGCTCTGACTCTTGTCATTTTGTActtcgttttttatttttagcaaTAAAACTCTTCTATATTTTTTAGTTAGTTGCAGCAGGTATCAATCAACCGGCATCCTATGGAGTTGGAAAGAAGCATAGATTTCTTAAAATATATGATTTGCTGGAGTTTTTGATTAAATAAACTTGAGGATGAGGACCTCGTTACAAGAGATAAATTTAAttgatggaaaaaagaaaaatatccaaaataaataaataaagaaataaagataaaCAAAGATAACCACCAATTCAATAGAGTATTAGAGGGTACAAAAAATCAATTGATATTGAAGTCAGCTGGTGCCGAATCCTTGAATCAGAACGATTCACCCGATCTGATTTCGATTACTAAAGCCAGGGTGAGTGGTGAGTGGTGAGTGGAAGGCAATGTTATGGAATCATCATTTTCCAATACATACAATACCATCATCTTATAGATTTCAAGAGAGGAGCATCTGCAATTACGTGATGTACTGCTGCTTACTTGACATGTGTTAAagagatgaataaaaaattgagtttggatCCATTGTACATATGTTCACCTAGAcgtacatgtgaggatccaacataTGTCCCAATTTTTATCATTTCAAGGATGAAGAGGTATATATATAGAAGCAAAAGGAACAAGTGTTAGATCCTCACATGCACGTCCATGTGAACATACGTGCGCACGTCCATGTGAACATATGTGCAGTTGATGCAAATTCCATGGTTTGCGTGGCAAGAGTGGGTCTCTCTTCAAGATTTCTTATCAAATATTGAATGGAAGATTTCCCAGTGCTTTTGGTAAGCGAATAGTATTGCAGACTATCTTGCAAAGTCTGTGGCAAAGTTAGAAACTTCAGTGGTGCCCAGCTCCTGGCAATCACAGGTGCAAGATGATTTAAGAGATGATGCCAATAGAAGACCAAGGTTTCACTACTGCTAAAGCTAATGCTTTATAATTTTCTCTTGTTCTGATTCTGtctcctgttgatggcaatgccgaaggtgggagtcAGATCCAGTTGAGtctttttttagttttgttGCTCAATTTTTGTTCCCCTTTTCTCTGTacattccatttttttctaataCAATGATCttagtgaaaaaaagaaaaagaaaagtgagaCCTATATCCCTATCCCCTTGGCACAAGTCAAATAAATAACATACTTGACGTGAATAATCCCCGAACTCCAGGTTTCTTGTATGCTAGTTGTTTGGAatgattttccttttcataAAAACCTTGAATGTTGGTATTAATTACTTCAATAGTAGCTTTAGCTTTACCACAAATACTTACCGCAACACTCAGCTGTGGTTGGTGTTTCAAGGACAACACTGGCAAAGCCAAATAGTACTAGAAACCACGGCTCTTCAATATGGTAGTCCTTTGTATACTACACATAGGGTAATACTACTGAAATGGAGTACTAAATtttggggtgtgtgtgtgtataagGTACCAAGCCTAGTAATAGGAGCTGCGTTTACGGGCGGGTCCATCTAGGTGTCAAATTTTGAGTCTGGATCCTCTCCATGTCGCTAACTTCAAACAACAATCTCACAAAcatggagaggatccaaattcttGGCTAAGTGGGAGAATCAAGTTATTGAAAAATTAAGAATACGTAGTAGGTGTACACCAAGAAATGAATGGCTAAGAAAAATCAGGTCGCATGGAGAATGTTGAAATTGACATATAGTCAATTAGACCACTTTTTCAATATCCAATTTCTTTACGTGAAAGAAATAGATGGCGGGCCAAGAAAAACTTTTGCCCAAACCAAGAAGCCCATATATAAAAGAGGCCCAGATTGTTCAAGAGTGGaaaataaagtaagaaaaaaaaaatccgaaaagattgattgaaaaaaaaaaaaattaacagataaggtttttttttttcatgagtaGTAGTGTGTGATACGGGCAATGTTATGACTGTCATGTGTGTTAAtgttttttaaagttttttttaagGGATAAGGTTTCTTAAAAGGCACCGTGGCTCTGCATCAGTGTGAGATTTTTGCCTTTCATGAGGAGTGCATGGGGTGATAATTTCAGTCTTTGTGTTTGAAAGTAGGGCCACActgatttattttttcatttttattaattGTAAACTAAAAGGCGATGTATTTTAACAGATGTCTCCAACTCAAGTCTCCCCACGACTAATCTGTTATACAAGTTAGGCGTGGCTATGTATAACCGGGTTTACCCCTGGCCAAACTAGATTACTGGATTCTCATTGTCGGTTTGTTAGCGATAGAATCCCTATTTTTCGGatatccttaattttttttttttttttttggggggtatttggggtggggtggggtgggggtgggggtgggggtgggggagggagggaggggtgGAAGTGAATGGG
This genomic stretch from Macadamia integrifolia cultivar HAES 741 unplaced genomic scaffold, SCU_Mint_v3 scaffold530, whole genome shotgun sequence harbors:
- the LOC122069071 gene encoding cytochrome P450 94A2-like, which encodes MSQIEFLTPLLLFILPFFFLFFFIKTCLTCNSSNKEPRSYPVLGSILTLLANRERINQWVVELLHQHTPHANGTIILHLSMGLRQVITTNPANVEHILKTQFYLYPKGDFFRHTLSDFLGNGIFNVDGENWRFQRQLFSHEFNTKSLRKFVKTVVGNELSDCLLPLLSQAAAENTVFDLQDILQRFAFDNICKIAFGFDPECLSPSFPQPKSEFAEAFEEATRLSSERFTSMFTLIWKLKRALNIGSERRLRLAISQVREFATKIIEEKKQEHKGKDLLSRILNSGHLDEGFVTDTVISFMLAGRDTTSAALTWFFWLVSCNSHVEEEILKEIMDKPKNLFDYDEVKDMVYTHASLCESMRLYPPIPSDTKFAVSDDVLPDGTVVKKGMEVTYHPYAMGRMEVLWGKNWSEFWPERWLEREESMEKWRFVGRDPYTYPVFQAGPRVCLGKEMAFLQMKSIVAGVMREYQVVPAEMGFEPVFTSFLTSKMKGGFHVTIKKRSVGSGQ